The following proteins are encoded in a genomic region of Brachypodium distachyon strain Bd21 chromosome 1, Brachypodium_distachyon_v3.0, whole genome shotgun sequence:
- the LOC100832208 gene encoding protein trichome birefringence-like 1 isoform X2: protein MKGLWKQSGLAAMACADFGHLNPLGRSRRRARLVVYGFAVAFAALTAYIAFSSAPAGAVARGGDSWFGGVYASTAPYRSQISTFFSSIYPKNSSSPSPEPRGGPASGSSSEVSRDGDSSTVVGSRVGSRSSATDESTEQLGSGGVAPSSNAGGVSAPSAGNSAGTGTAAGQSGGEAPASNSAASGGAPISAADQNKENSVHSSSSQAGGIGGSPTSSPAIDRTVAKDDEKSDGSRKQPGSRAPTNNGAAGSGSMVKADAKDVVEVSSNSSAIGSDNQSVTGSRAPSGGSAAGNNTTAKADGKGVVGAASNGSAESGTVAKADLNNEADALPGSGNGDASHKSSASSVPAKNNTKDDGVEHNKVSRDVASTSNQSGSPAMPGEKEGGSLSKNKTLVASPILRKQNETSEASSGGSGSMANKKETAPLGSAGSLKDNPSQSTASKAANHSEVLVKGNGSSTKQAGGSSVNKKVDWIKEMAGCDMFHGSWVQDNSYPLYPGGSCPHIDEPFDCHLNGRPDRGYQKLRWQPSGCSIPRLNPTDMLERLRGKRLVFVGDSLNRNMWESLVCILRHSVRDKRKVFEASGRREFKTEGSYSFLFTDYNCSVEFFRSPFLVQEWEMRVSNGNKKETLRLDIVEQSSPKYKDADFIIFNTGHWWTHEKTALGKDYYQEGNHIYSELNVVDAFRKALVTWSKWIDANVNPKKTTVMFRGYSASHFSGGQWNSGGSCDKETEPIKNEQYLSTYPPKMSILEDVIHKMKTPVVYLNITRLTDYRKDAHPSIYRKQHLTEEERRSPERYQDCSHWCLPGVPDSWNELVYAQLLIRQHQMLQQ, encoded by the exons ATGAAGGGCTTGTGGAAGCAGAGCGGCCTGGCGGCGATGGCGTGCGCCGACTTCGGCCACCTCAACCCGCTGGGCCGCTCGCGGCGCCGCGCGAGGCTCGTGGTGTACGGATTCGCGGTGGCCTTCGCCGCGTTGACGGCCTACATCGCCTTCTCCTcggcccccgccggcgccgtcgcccgcgGGGGAGACTCGTGGTTCGGCGGGGTCTACGCTTCCACGGCGCCTTACCGCTCGCAGATTTCGACCTTCTTCTCGTCCATCTACCCCAAGAACTCCTCTTCCCCCTCGCCGGAGCCCCGTGGTGGCCCGGCCAGCGGATCGAGCAGCGAGGTGAGTCGTGATGGGGATAGTAGTACGGTAGTGGGGAGCAGAGTAGGAAGCCGTAGTTCAGCTACAGATGAGTCTACTGAGCAGTTAGGAAGCGGTGGCGTTGCGCCAAGCAGCAATGCCGGTGGCGTGAGTGCACCGTCGGCTGGAAATTCAGCCGGAACTGGCACCGCAGCTGGGCAGAGCGGCGGGGAAGCTCCGGCGAGTAATTCTGCCGCAAGTGGCGGTGCGCCGATTAGTGCGGCAGAtcagaacaaagaaaacagtGTACATAGTTCTAGTAGTCAGGCAGGGGGAATTGGTGGATCCCCAACCAGTAGTCCTGCCATAGACAGAACCGTGGCGAAGGACGACGAGAAGAGTGATGGATCCAGAAAGCAGCCCGGGAGCAGAGCTCCGACCAATAATGGTGCTGCCGGTAGTGGCAGCATGGTGAAGGCCGACGCCAAGGATGTAGTTGAGGTCTCCAGCAATAGTTCTGCAATTGGGTCTGATAACCAATCAGTGACTGGAAGCAGAGCTCCGAGCGGTGGTTCTGCTGCTGGAAACAACACTACAGCAAAGGCTGATGGAAAAGGTGTAGTTGGCGCAGCGAGCAATGGTTCTGCAGAGAGTGGAACAGTTGCAAAGGCTGATCTGAACAATGAGGCTGATGCTCTGCCAGGGAGTGGGAACGGAGATGCATCCCATAAATCATCAGCCAGTTCTGTTCCAGCAAAGAACAATACAAAAGATGATGGCGTTGAGCACAACAAAGTGAGTAGGGATGTTGCTTCAACTAGTAACCAGAGTGGCAGTCCGGCGATGCCCGGGGAGAAAGAAGGTGGATCGTTAAGCAAGAACAAGACCCTTGTAGCATCACCAATTTTGAGAAAACAGAACGAGACTAGTGAAGCTTCTTCTGGTGGAAGTGGCAGTATGGCAAATAAGAAGGAAACAGCTCCCCTGGGTAGTGCAGGTTCATTGAAGGATAATCCATCTCAATCAACCGCCTCAAAAGCTGCAAACCACAGCGAAGTTCTGGTCAAAGGGAATGGGTCATCAACTAAACAAGCTGGTGGCTCCAGTGTCAATAAGAAGGTTGACTGGATAAAGGAGATGGCCGGTTGTGATATGTTCCATGGGAGTTGGGTACAGGACAACTCATACCCTCTCTACCCCGGCGGATCGTGTCCTCATATTGATGAACCCTTTGACTGCCATCTCAATGGCCGGCCAGATCGAGGTTACCAGAAGCTCCGGTGGCAGCCCAGTGGATGCAGCATCCCAAG ATTGAATCCAACTGATATGTTGGAGCGGCTGAGGGGGAAAAGACTAGTGTTTGTTGGAGATTCACTGAATAGGAACATGTGGGAATCCCTAGTTTGTATCTTGAGGCATTCAGTCAGGGACAAGAGGAAGGTTTTTGAGGCGTCTGGCAGGCGTGAATTTAAGACCGAGGGTTCATACTCTTTTCTGTTCACG GATTATAACTGCAGCGTGGAGTTCTTCCGCTCCCCTTTCCTAGTCCAAGAATGGGAGATGCGAGTCAGCAAtggaaataaaaaagagaCTCTCAGGCTTGACATTGTCGAGCAATCATCGCCAAAGTACAAGGATGCGGATTTTATCATTTTCAATACTGGACATTGGTGGACACATGAGAAAACTGCTCTAGG GAAAGACTATTACCAGGAAGGTAATCACATATATAGCGAATTAAATGTCGTGGATGCCTTTCGTAAAGCTCTTGTCACCTGGTCCAAGTGGATTGATGCCAATGTGAATCCCAAGAAAACCACAGTGATGTTCAGAGGCTACTCTGCATCTCATTTCAG TGGAGGGCAATGGAATTCAGGTGGGAGTTGTGACAAGGAGACCGAGCCAATAAAAAATGAACAATACCTTTCAACCTACCCACCAAAGATGAGCATTTTGGAGGATGTAATCCACAAGATGAAAACTCCAGTTGTTTACTTGAACATAACAAGATTGACTGACTATAGGAAAGATGCACACCCTTCAATCTATCGCAAGCAACACCTTACTGAGGAGGAGCGGAGATCGCCTGAGAGATACCAGGACTGCAGCCACTGGTGTCTTCCTGGAGTACCGGATTCCTGGAACGAGCTGGTTTACGCTCAACTTTTGATCAGGCAGCATCAGATGCTCCAACAATAA
- the LOC100832208 gene encoding protein trichome birefringence-like 1 isoform X1 produces the protein MKGLWKQSGLAAMACADFGHLNPLGRSRRRARLVVYGFAVAFAALTAYIAFSSAPAGAVARGGDSWFGGVYASTAPYRSQISTFFSSIYPKNSSSPSPEPRGGPASGSSSEVSRDGDSSTVVGSRVGSRSSATDESTEQLGSGGVAPSSNAGGVSAPSAGNSAGTGTAAGQSGGEAPASNSAASGGAPISAADQNKENSVHSSSSQAGGIGGSPTSSPAIDRTVAKDDEKSDGSRKQPGSRAPTNNGAAGSGSMVKADAKDVVEVSSNSSAIGSDNQSVTGSRAPSGGSAAGNNTTAKADGKGVVGAASNGSAESGTVAKADLNNEADALPGSGNGDASHKSSASSVPAKNNTKDDGVEHNKVSRDVASTSNQSGSPAMPGEKEGGSLSKNKTLVASPILRKQNETSEASSGGSGSMANKKETAPLGSAGSLKDNPSQSTASKAANHSEVLVKGNGSSTKQAGGSSVNKKVDWIKEMAGCDMFHGSWVQDNSYPLYPGGSCPHIDEPFDCHLNGRPDRGYQKLRWQPSGCSIPRLNPTDMLERLRGKRLVFVGDSLNRNMWESLVCILRHSVRDKRKVFEASGRREFKTEGSYSFLFTDYNCSVEFFRSPFLVQEWEMRVSNGNKKETLRLDIVEQSSPKYKDADFIIFNTGHWWTHEKTALGKDYYQEGNHIYSELNVVDAFRKALVTWSKWIDANVNPKKTTVMFRGYSASHFRYNILLCISICSGGQWNSGGSCDKETEPIKNEQYLSTYPPKMSILEDVIHKMKTPVVYLNITRLTDYRKDAHPSIYRKQHLTEEERRSPERYQDCSHWCLPGVPDSWNELVYAQLLIRQHQMLQQ, from the exons ATGAAGGGCTTGTGGAAGCAGAGCGGCCTGGCGGCGATGGCGTGCGCCGACTTCGGCCACCTCAACCCGCTGGGCCGCTCGCGGCGCCGCGCGAGGCTCGTGGTGTACGGATTCGCGGTGGCCTTCGCCGCGTTGACGGCCTACATCGCCTTCTCCTcggcccccgccggcgccgtcgcccgcgGGGGAGACTCGTGGTTCGGCGGGGTCTACGCTTCCACGGCGCCTTACCGCTCGCAGATTTCGACCTTCTTCTCGTCCATCTACCCCAAGAACTCCTCTTCCCCCTCGCCGGAGCCCCGTGGTGGCCCGGCCAGCGGATCGAGCAGCGAGGTGAGTCGTGATGGGGATAGTAGTACGGTAGTGGGGAGCAGAGTAGGAAGCCGTAGTTCAGCTACAGATGAGTCTACTGAGCAGTTAGGAAGCGGTGGCGTTGCGCCAAGCAGCAATGCCGGTGGCGTGAGTGCACCGTCGGCTGGAAATTCAGCCGGAACTGGCACCGCAGCTGGGCAGAGCGGCGGGGAAGCTCCGGCGAGTAATTCTGCCGCAAGTGGCGGTGCGCCGATTAGTGCGGCAGAtcagaacaaagaaaacagtGTACATAGTTCTAGTAGTCAGGCAGGGGGAATTGGTGGATCCCCAACCAGTAGTCCTGCCATAGACAGAACCGTGGCGAAGGACGACGAGAAGAGTGATGGATCCAGAAAGCAGCCCGGGAGCAGAGCTCCGACCAATAATGGTGCTGCCGGTAGTGGCAGCATGGTGAAGGCCGACGCCAAGGATGTAGTTGAGGTCTCCAGCAATAGTTCTGCAATTGGGTCTGATAACCAATCAGTGACTGGAAGCAGAGCTCCGAGCGGTGGTTCTGCTGCTGGAAACAACACTACAGCAAAGGCTGATGGAAAAGGTGTAGTTGGCGCAGCGAGCAATGGTTCTGCAGAGAGTGGAACAGTTGCAAAGGCTGATCTGAACAATGAGGCTGATGCTCTGCCAGGGAGTGGGAACGGAGATGCATCCCATAAATCATCAGCCAGTTCTGTTCCAGCAAAGAACAATACAAAAGATGATGGCGTTGAGCACAACAAAGTGAGTAGGGATGTTGCTTCAACTAGTAACCAGAGTGGCAGTCCGGCGATGCCCGGGGAGAAAGAAGGTGGATCGTTAAGCAAGAACAAGACCCTTGTAGCATCACCAATTTTGAGAAAACAGAACGAGACTAGTGAAGCTTCTTCTGGTGGAAGTGGCAGTATGGCAAATAAGAAGGAAACAGCTCCCCTGGGTAGTGCAGGTTCATTGAAGGATAATCCATCTCAATCAACCGCCTCAAAAGCTGCAAACCACAGCGAAGTTCTGGTCAAAGGGAATGGGTCATCAACTAAACAAGCTGGTGGCTCCAGTGTCAATAAGAAGGTTGACTGGATAAAGGAGATGGCCGGTTGTGATATGTTCCATGGGAGTTGGGTACAGGACAACTCATACCCTCTCTACCCCGGCGGATCGTGTCCTCATATTGATGAACCCTTTGACTGCCATCTCAATGGCCGGCCAGATCGAGGTTACCAGAAGCTCCGGTGGCAGCCCAGTGGATGCAGCATCCCAAG ATTGAATCCAACTGATATGTTGGAGCGGCTGAGGGGGAAAAGACTAGTGTTTGTTGGAGATTCACTGAATAGGAACATGTGGGAATCCCTAGTTTGTATCTTGAGGCATTCAGTCAGGGACAAGAGGAAGGTTTTTGAGGCGTCTGGCAGGCGTGAATTTAAGACCGAGGGTTCATACTCTTTTCTGTTCACG GATTATAACTGCAGCGTGGAGTTCTTCCGCTCCCCTTTCCTAGTCCAAGAATGGGAGATGCGAGTCAGCAAtggaaataaaaaagagaCTCTCAGGCTTGACATTGTCGAGCAATCATCGCCAAAGTACAAGGATGCGGATTTTATCATTTTCAATACTGGACATTGGTGGACACATGAGAAAACTGCTCTAGG GAAAGACTATTACCAGGAAGGTAATCACATATATAGCGAATTAAATGTCGTGGATGCCTTTCGTAAAGCTCTTGTCACCTGGTCCAAGTGGATTGATGCCAATGTGAATCCCAAGAAAACCACAGTGATGTTCAGAGGCTACTCTGCATCTCATTTCAG ATACAATATATTGCTGTGCATCTCCATATGCAGTGGAGGGCAATGGAATTCAGGTGGGAGTTGTGACAAGGAGACCGAGCCAATAAAAAATGAACAATACCTTTCAACCTACCCACCAAAGATGAGCATTTTGGAGGATGTAATCCACAAGATGAAAACTCCAGTTGTTTACTTGAACATAACAAGATTGACTGACTATAGGAAAGATGCACACCCTTCAATCTATCGCAAGCAACACCTTACTGAGGAGGAGCGGAGATCGCCTGAGAGATACCAGGACTGCAGCCACTGGTGTCTTCCTGGAGTACCGGATTCCTGGAACGAGCTGGTTTACGCTCAACTTTTGATCAGGCAGCATCAGATGCTCCAACAATAA